GTCTGGTAAATGTCGGCAATGATAAGGTGCGGCTCAATCTTGTGCCGGTTGATTTTGTGGTCGAGGCGATCGCCGCCCTCGCCCGCGATAAGCAGGCCATCGGCAAGACGATAGCCATCGCCGACCCGACGCCAATGACGACCGCCGAGCTTTTTGACGCGATCGCCCACGATATGACCGGCCGCAAGTCAGAGTTTAGCCCGCCCGTTAAGCTCACCGAGTGGTTTCTGAATACGCGTATCTCGCCGCCGCTGACCGGTCTGCCGCACGCCGGCGTACCATACTTTTTTATCTCGCAGACCTACGACACCGCCATCGCCGACGAACTGCTTGCTCCGCACGGCATCGTCTGCCCGCGTTTTGGCGACTACGTCGGCAATCTGCTCGATTTTGTCGAGGAGTTTCCCCAGCTTTAGGGCGCCGCCGCAAGCAAAGATTTGCGGCGTTTGGGCATCATACCGGCTTATGAAGCGTTTCATTGCCACGATCGTCGCTCGGTCCGCCGTTGCTCTTGCGATCGTTATCATCTCGTCCGCCGCCACCCTCGCCCAGAGCGGACGCGTCCAGTCCACCCCAACACCGACGCCCGCCGACGATACCGTCCGCATTACGACCGAGGAGATCAAGCTCACCGTCCTCGCCTTTGACGAAAACGGCAAATTCTATTCCGGCGTCACCGAAAACGACCTTGTGATATCCGAAAATGACCGTCTGCATCAGCCCACAAGCGTGCGGCGTTTGCCAGCCAATGTGCTCATCGTCCTCGACACCGGCGGCGAACTCCGCGCCGTCAAGAGCCTCGATAAAACGCGCGCCGTCGCCCGCGCCGTTGCGCGATCCCTCGCACCAGACGATTCGGTCGCCGTTATGCAGTACAGCGACAAACCCGAGATCGTCGACGAATGGACCACCGACCGTACGCAAACTCTCGCCGCCATTAGCCGTAAGACAAACTTCGGCCGCCGCTCCGCTTTTGTGGACGCGATCACTATGGCGACCGACTTTCTGCTTCGCACTCCGCTCGAAAATCGCCACCTTGTACTCATCACCGATGGCACCGACAGCCAGGGGCGTTCGTCGGCTAAATTTGACGCTTTTCAGCGTCTGCTTACGACCGACATCACCGTCCACGTGCTTAGCTATACCCTTATGGAGACCGGCGATATCGAACCGCGCACCAAGAGCATCTCAAACTCGCCGCCGCCCAAAGCGATGCCCGACGAGGTCGCCGCCGGCTTACCAAACGGCGTCCGCGATGTCGCCACCGCCCCGCGCGCCAAGACCATCACCCTCGATCGCACGCTTATCAAAAAGATGAAGTCGCGCAAGGCCGACCTAGAGGACAGCCAGGACCGCCTCGAGCGCCTAGCCGAAAACACTAACGGCGAATTCGTCCTACCGCTCTCGCCCGACGAAATGGAGTCGAAAGCCCCACTCGTCGCCCGTATGATCGACTCTTCATACGTCGTCACCTATATGCCCAAGATCCCTGTCATCGATACCCGCGGTATCGCGGAACGGGTCATCCAAGTAATGTCAAAACGCCCCGGCCTCATAGTACAGGCCCGCCGCAAACTCCTCGTCGCGACCAAAAACTAGAGCCATTTTCTGTCTTTTCGTCGTTACTCTATTGCAAAAAACTTGATCACCGCTAATCGTACCGATCACTTCACAGCTTAAATGTGACCGCGCATAGTCAATATTTTGTTACCACAGGTCCTTTTTGATTACTCTGTTCATTTGACAAAATTTAGAATAATACTTATTCTAAATACAAGTTGTAACGCTATGGATTTATCACCGATCAAAGAAAAGGGCTTAACGAAACAGCGAGAACTTGTGCTAACGGTTATTCGCTCGAGCAAGAGCCATCTGACAGCGAACGAGGTTTTTGGTGAAGCAAAAACTATTTCGTCAAATATTAGTTTTGCGACCGTTTACAACTCACTCCGTTATCTAAAAGATGCGGGGCACATTGCCGAGATCCAGTTTGGCAATGGTGCGAGTCGATTTGACCGAATTACGCGCCGTCACGATCACGCCATTTGTACCAAGTGCGGTGCGTTGGCTGATATCGAAATGGTTCATCCGGTCAAATTGGTGAGAAAGGCCGCGGAGATCTCAAACTTCAGGCCTGAATCACTTGAGTTTACATTGAGGGGAGTTTGCCCTGATTGCGTTAATAGAGAGTCGTCGGACGACAGTGGCGATGGAGAATTTTAATAATAGCTATTTTGAAAATTCTATTACCAACGTTAACCGGCGGAAAATATTTGAACTAGGAGAATAATAAAATTATGTCAACAGCTACAGGAACTGCTACTGAAAACACCGTCACAATGGCGAAAGTCGGAAAGCCGGCACCGGACTTTAATATGCCGTCGACCAAGAATATGGAAACCTTGGCCGAAAACGTAAAATTGTCGGATTACAAGGGCAAATGGTTGATCCTTATGTTCTATCCGCTCGATTTCACATTTGTTTGCCCGACCGAGCTTACTGCTTTTTCGGATCGCCTCGACGAATTGAATGGTGTCGGAGCAGAAGTGATCGGCATTTCAACCGATTCGGTTCATTCACACCGTGCGTGGATCAAGACTCCGCGAGACAAAAACGGAATCGAGGGGTTGAAGTACCCGCTTGCATCTGATGTCGGCGGTAAACTTTCGCGTGCGTACAACATCCTGGTTGAGGAAGCCAACATCGCGCTTCGCGGCCTGTACATCATCAATCCGGATGGCGTACTTCAGTACGCGGTAGTGCACGATCTGAACATCGGACGTTCGGTCGACGAGACGCTTCGTGTTCTGCAAGGGTTGCAGACGGGCGGATTGTGCTCGGCCGATTGGAAGCCGGGTCAGGAAAATTTGAAAGTGTAGTTTAGAGGGTTCGCTCGGTTTGGCGGGTTGACCGATCAGTCGACCCGCCAAATTTTGCAACGGACTTACTCGTATTACTAAGGAGAAATTAATATGCCAATGAGAATTGGAGATGCTATGCCGGATCTAGACGGGGCGACTACCTGGTTTAACGGCACAGCGGAGCAAATAGCTGAGCACGTCAAAGGCAAGCCTACGCTTGTTCATTTTTGGGCAGTCTCGTGCGGTATCTGTAAAGATAAGATGCCGGCACTGAATGATATCAAAGCGAAGTACGGCGAACTGGGCCTACGGACTGTTGCGGTACATATGCCCCGATATGAGGCCGATACGGATCTTGAGACGGTGAAAGAAGCGATCGAGGCTAACCATATCGTCGAACCGACTGCCGTGGATAGCCTGCACAAACTCAAGGACGCCTTCCTGAATGAACAGGGATGGGTTCCGGTTTATTATTTATTTGACGCCGAGGGGAAATTGAAGACGCGTGCTGCCGGCGAATTCGGTATCGGCGTGCTTCAGACGGCTCTTGATAAAATGTTTGCGACGCAGGGTGCTGCGGCTTAATACGAATTTATTAAATAACGGCGCTTGTCACGACTTAACGGTCTGATGAGCGCCTTTTTGCGGTTCAATTAGTATTGGTCTACTAGAATCCGTTTGAGATAGTCCAGATCAACCACCCAAGAATATAGAAACTGAGGAATATTGAACTTAGCAGGATCAATATCAGAGTCCCGATCAGTCCAAATACAAAAAGATAATCGCTGGTCGTCCCTTCCCCTTGACCAGCGGCGCGCGTCCGGATCAAGTCCATATTTTGTTTATTGGAGCGCCACACGAAGTCAAAAGCGTCGCCAATGAACGGAACCATCCCGACGACATAATCCAGACCAATATTGAAGGCCATTCGGAGAAGCGTGATCTTTGGAACACCGTATCGAACTCCGGCAAACAGAATATAGAATGAAGCGAATGACGTGATCGTATCGCCGACGTTCGGGATCAGCCCGATTACGGCGTCGAGCCCAAACCGCCACCCCGTGCCGGGCACGCGAAAAAGGCCATCCAGATAATGGGCCAGGTTATCCAGGCCTTCTTCGATCTCGACCTGCTTTTGGATCTTATCCATAAGAAATATCAATTGCGGCGGATCGGCGGATTATTACGGACTACTTCCCAATTATCTTTACTGTCAAGATCTTGTCACCGCGGGCAAGACTATCTACGACTTTCATATCCGTTTCGTTCACGTGTCCAAACACCGTATAACCGCCGTCGAGGTGCGGTTGCGGTGAGTGTGTGACGAACCACTGCGAGCCACCCGTATCCTTGCCTGACAAAGCCATACCGACGGCACCGCGGTCATACGGCAGCATATTGACCTCGCAGCGGATCGACCAACCCGGACCGCCGTTGCCGTCACCGCGAGGGTCGCCATCCTGCATAACAAAGTTGGGCACGACGCGATGCACCTCGAGGCCGTTAAAGTAACCCGTACGGGCAAGATGGATCCAATTATCGACGGTTAGTGGGGCTTGTTCAGGAGCGAATTCTATCGAAAATGTGCCCTTTTCCGTCGTTAGTACCGCCTTGACCGAGCCGTTCTTTCGCGAAAGCGCCCGTCGATAGTCAGCATCATTATTCATAACCACCCCAAGAGTAGTTGCAAAAACTGACGAATACGGCAATACCTGATCTTTCTTTTTCGACTTGGCGGCGGCGAGCGAGACGGCAATACCTGGAGACTGCATTTGGAGTTCCTTATCGTTCAATAGTTCAAATGCTTTTCTGCGAATAACGTAATCTTGATCGTTGAGTGCCATTAGCAGCGAACCGACCGCTGCCTTTTTGTCTAGCTTTGTGAGAGCGTCCAAGATCGCTATTTTCGCATCGCTGTCGAATTTGTCGGTAATCATCGCGGCCGCAGATGCCGCTTTTAGAGCGTCGATATTTTCTTTCGATGCCGGAAGGTCGGCGATCGCACCGGCAGCGGCAGCACGGATAAATACGTCGCTATTTGTCAGTTGTCCGCGAAGGACTTCGGGCAAATTATCCGGCTTGAGGGCTGCGAGCGAACCGGTCAGATCGGGCATCGATTTGAGCATTGTGGCTTGATCTGCCGGACGAACACCGGTGGCCATACCCGAGACGAATTTAGTCAACGTCTCGCCCGCTTTGGCGGTCATCATATCGTCCTTAAGGCTTGCAATCTCGGCAAGTCCCTGACCGTATGCCGATGCGATATGAAAATTCTGATAACTTCCGTCAGGACGAGTTAGCAATAGATATGCCTTTGGTGCGACACGCGCTAATGCGATCTCGGTCTCGGGGGATTCAAAATTGTCGGCCTCGCGAAGATTGGAAAGAAATGAGATCGCCGCGGGTTTTTCGGTATTGGCTAAAAGGCGTCCAACAGTTGTCGCGATCTCAAGCAGTTCATTTTTCGGGATCGGAACTTCAATCGGCTTCAGGTCATCGACCTTTTGTCCCGGCCGTATAGGTCCCGGATCGCCGTGGACCCGTATAAGCATCTCGTTTCCGCGTTCGATCAGTTTGTCGGCGGCCTGATGGTCTTTCAAGGCGGCGAGCGAGCGTATGGCGGAAACCCGTACACGTAGATCCTGATCGCTTATCGCCGTCTTTAGCAGCAGGTCGAATGCACCTTTGTCTTCCGCTGCACCAAGCACCCGAGCGGCGTTTGCCCTCACGGTAGGATCTTTGTGATCAGCCAGAAGTTCGCGAACCTCGGCATTGGCGTTCTTTGCGCGAAGCCGCGTAAGCGTATTCAGAGCGACTGCTACGACACGCGGATCTGAAAAGCGAATAAAGTTTTTGACCGAATCCGCCCCACCTTCGGGACGTGCCCGCAGAATAGCAGTCAGCGAAAGCGATACGATCCCCACGTGCGCCGCTGATCGCTTATTGTGTTCGAAGTCTAAGATCGCGACGATCGCTTTCCCAAGCGATTTCGAGCGTTCATCCTTTGGGTTTGCCGCAGCGATCTTGCCTGCGGCTTCGACCGAACGGGCGATTGTGCCCGATGCGGTTCCGCGAGGACGTTTGTCCGGATCCAGAATTTTAAGAATCGCATCGGTAGCATTGATCGATTCGATCTCGCCTATCGCGAACGCGGCCATCTCACGAACTTCTTGCGACACGTCGCTTTCGAGCAAACCGGTCAAAACAGCGATCGCCCGTTCGTTACCTATACGTCCGGCGGCGAGTGCGGTCCGCTTTCGGACATCCGCGTCAGGTGATTTCATTAGGATCTCAAGCTGTGGTCCGTAGGCCCTTGAGTCTTCGGCCCTGACGATCTTTATAAGGGTAGCGGTTGGCACCTGAGCAGCAAAATGGCCGCTAGCAAGGAGGGCGAATGTTACAGATAAGATCAGTTTAGTTATGGAGTTTTTCATTGGGGATCAAAAGCTCTTGTATTGGTTATTACAGATAGGTTGAAAATGTATGTCCAGGCTCGCAAATTCAGTTTACCTTAACAACCGTCCAATGGGTTTGCGATATTGGATCGATTTGCGCCCTTTACGTTAATATCCGTCGTTAATAGGGAATCGTCAACAAATGGCTCTATAGATAACTTGCCTATGCGGTTTTTGGGGTCAAAATCTGTCCCAAACGGGTCAAAAACTACGAAAAGGACCTATTATTTCGCTCAAAAATGCCCCGATTTTAGCTGTTTTTGTCCCAAAAGCGGTCCAAAATGGCCCATTTTGTCCCAAATGGACCACCTTTTGGGACACCTAAACGCCTTCAAACGCCTATAAAACCTACGTTTCCTAAAATCTGCCCTGTCCCATTCGCCCGCAATGGACCACGGTGGGCCACAAATTGGACCGTATCTTAGACCTCTTTGATCTCGTAGCTTGTCGTGATCTCCGCAGTTGGCCGCACGGTTGCCGCAACCGAGCAGTACTTGGTATCCGACAGTTCGATTGCCCGTTCGACAGCATCCGCCGAAACACTACGTCCGTGCACGATATGGTGAACGTGGAACGCGGTAAATTTACGAGGATGATCGTCGGCACGTGTGCCGCTGATCTCGACGTTATAGTCAGTCACATCCTGTCGCTTCTTTTGCAAGATCGAGATGACATCGGCCGCCGTACAGGCTGCAACGGACACCAAAAGCATTTCCATCGGCGTCGGTGCCGCGTGCCTATCACCTTTAGTATCAATAGCTTGGGCGTGTCCACTTGGGCTCGTGCCGATAAAGAATTCGTCGCCGGCGTACTGTACGGTCGCCTTTAATGCATTTTCTGCCATATCATTCTCCTGTGTGTCTTTTGTGATTTTATCACATCGGTATGCGAGCCGAAGTATCACTGGAACAACCATTGGCACGAAAAATGCTACATACTTAGTAGGGTTCGTGTGCGCGCCCGACGCTCAGTGAGGATAGGATGGAAAATATGAAACGATTCGGAAATTCGTTGGCGATGATCGCAATGATCACAACCATAGTATTTGGAACTGTTGGACTCGCTCAGGCGCAAAAGCGTAATGATCGAGATGTGCGTGACGCGGTTCGGACGCTGTCGTCAAAGCTCGACGATTTTGAATACGACCTGCGGTATCAGATGCAGAGTAGCTCGGACAATAATAGCGATGTTTCGGCCGTGACCGACGACATTCGATCGCTCCGTGACAGCGTAAAGCAGTTTCAGCGCAATCTCGATCAAAAGCGTGAAAATCGCCGTGATGTCGAAGATATGATAACGAATGCCCGACAGATCAATTCGTTCGTGATCACATCCTCGCAAAACCGAAAGATTCAGGATGGTTGGAAAGCGATAACCCAGCAGATAGATCGGATCGGAACTAATTACGGCATATCAAATACCTGGGACGATGAGAATGAATCTCAGCCAGTGGTTGACTATCAGGATAACAATCGCCCAAACACCGTCAGCGTCGGACTTTCCGGCACGTACGATCTCGATCTCACACGCAGTGAGCGGATCGACGATATTCTCGACAATGCCAAGCTTGGCAGCGACGACCGCGAAGATCTGCGTGAAAAGCTGGAAGCGCCGGGCCAGATAGCCATCGACATTCGCGGAGATCGTGTTACGTTGGCAACGACAACCTCAGCGCCTGTGAGCTTTAACGCGGACGGACGTGAAAAGGTGGAACAAGCCGGAAACGGCAAATCGATCCGCCTAAGGGCAACCGTCAGCGGGCAAACCCTGACAGTGTCGAGCATCGGCGGCGACACCGACTATACGATCACATTCACATCTCTTAGCAATGGGCAGGCACTCAAGGTCTCGAGACGCGTGACCACCGGCTATCTTGATCAGACCGTGTTTGCCGAAAGCGTCTATAACAAGTCCGATGCGGTCGCTCGTTTGGGAATCGATCGGGTCGGAAATATTAATGACGCAAACGGCGGATATTCGGACAATGACCAGGGCGGCAACCCGACTTATGGCGGGACACCCTCGACTGTAACGGGACGAACCGGCGATTTTGTCGTGCCGAACGGCGTGGTCATTACCGGCGTTTTGGAGAATGAGATCAATACCAAGGCATCGCAGAACAACGATCGGTTTACTATGACCGTTCAGTCGCCGGATGAATTTCGCGGAGCCAAGATCGAGGGTTACGTGACCGGCGTCGGACGATCGGGTAAGGTAACGGGTCAGTCCAATGTGACATTTAATTTCGAAAAGATCACCCTGCAAGACGGCAAGACCTACGACTTTGCCGCCAATCTGCAGACGATCAAAGATCAGAACGGTAAAACGGTCAAGATCGACAGCGAAGGAAGTGCAAAGGGCGGCAGCCAGACCAAGGAGTCTGTAAAACGCGGCGGCATCGGTGCAGGCCTGGGCGCTTTGATCGGTGTCATCGCCGGCGGTGCCAAGGGTGCCGCGATCGGAGCGATCATCGGCGGCGGTGCCGGTGCAGGGTCGGTCGCCATCCAGGGCCGTGATGATCTGCAGTTGATGAAGGGTTCGACCATCACGGTCACGTCATCATCGCCTTTACGCTCGTCGCAGCCGCAAGATAAATAGCAGAACTATCTCACCAGCAACTGATCAAAAAGGGCGGCCGCACGGTCGCTCTTTTTTTCGCTTAGCTTTCCATCTGCTCCGATCTGCGTTAATCTGCGGTTAAATTCTTATGCGAGAGCTACCCGAAGAGATCGAACTATACCGCGACCGCAAATGGCGTCGCGAGGAGTCGCTAAAGGTTGATACTGCCGATGAGGTCGAGACGATGGTCGAGGATCTGGGCTTCTGTCTTGGCCTGACCGATGTGCGAAAGATGTTGCCGTCGGTCTACATCGCCGTCTGCGGCCGACGCGACGCTCATCTGCCGCGAAACGTGCAAAAGGATTTCGAAGCAAGCCGTGCTTGGGTACTAAAGGATGAGGTGATAGCTCGCGGCAAGGTCTATTACGGAAAGTTGGTCAAGGGCAATTCGATGTTTCTGGCTAAAAGGATGATACCGGTTTTCAACGCAATATGGGGTTGTTCGCGTAAGGGTGAGGCCGGCATTTTGTCTATCGATGCTCAGCGCGTTTTGGCCGTTTTGAGAAAAGAGTGGGAAATGACGACCGGTGACCTCCGCGAAGAGTGCGGCTTTAAGGACAAAAAAGATCTGACTCGGGCAATGGACGAACTGCAACGGCGAATGAAGATCGTCCCACGTGAAGTGGTGTACGTCCCAAAATTTACGTATATCTGGACACCGGCTGAGGCCCGATTTTCCGAAGAAATGGAAATCAGAATGTCCCGGGAAGATGCTGTCCGCGAACTCGCCCGATGCTATTTGCAAATGTGCGGGTTGACGCTGTTAGGCGAACTGTCTGGCAAATTCGGCCTCTCCCGTCGGGAGTCAGGTAAGGCAAATCACGAACTTGTCGATGAGGGATTTGCGAAGCGTCTCACGACCGGTGTCTATAAATTAAAAGAAGTTTAACCGCAGATGAACCCAAATGTGCATAGATCAAAGATCAATAGGGCTTTTCGATCCAACTTATCTGAAAATATCTTGTAAATATCTGTATTCATTTGCGGTCATCTGCGGTTAATTCTTTGTCTAGTACCTCATCAATTCCTGCACAGCTTTTTCCACATCCTCCGACTGCGGCAGGATGAAATCTTCGACCTGCGGAGCGTAGGCTACGAATGTGTCGGTCGCTCCGACGCGGCGAACCGGAGCGTCGAGGTACTCAAAAAGCTCATCAGAGATGCGTGCGGCGATCTCGGCTCCGTAACCGTACGAGATAGGATCTTCGTGAGCGACGATGACGCGCGAGGTCTTTTTAACAGACTCGGCGATCGCTTCCCAATCGTATGGGACGAGCGTACGCAGATCGATCAGTTCGACCGAGATACCTTGTTGCTCGAGCCGCTTGCAAGCCTGATTTGACCGTTCGACCAATGCCCCAAAGGTCACGATGGTCACATCATTGCCCTCGCGGACCTTTTTCGCTTTGCCAAACGGGATAAGGAAATCTTTCGACGGATACTGCGACTTGTTATACACCTGACGATATAGATGCTTGTGCTCAAGGAACAAGACGGGATCGTCACAGCGGATTGCCGTCCGCAGAAGGCCGTTGGCGTCGAGCGCCGTCGATGGATAAGCGATCATCAGACCCGGCGTATGTGCGAAAAGGGTCGTACCCGATTGCGAGTGATACACGGCGCCGCCCTTGAGATACCCGCCGACCGGAACGCGAATGACCATCGGGCATTTCGTGTCGCCGTCAGAGCGCCAACGCGTGACTGCAACCTCGTTGCGGATCTGGTGAAATGCCGGAAAGATATAATCAAAAAATTGGATCTCGACCACCGGCTTTAGATCACGCAGAGCCATACCGACGGCCCGGCCGATAATATTTGCCTCAGCCAGCGGTGAGTTGAAAACGCGAGCCGAGCCAAACTTACGCTGAAGATTTGCCGTCACCTTAAACACGCCGCCCTTGCCCTTGACCAGTTCGAGATACTCCTCTCGCGAACAATCGGCCACGTCCTCGCCGAAGACGACGATGCGCTCGTCACGCTTCATTTCTTCGTGCATACACCGATTGATCAGATCGACCATTGTACCGGCATTACCGTGCAGTTCGGCTCCGTCTTCAGTGTCAAAAAGCTGTCGGTCCGTCGGATCGATATCCGGCGAAAAGACGTTTCGATATGCTGTTTCGGGTGCCGGTTGCGGCGTTTCGATAGCGATATCCGATGCCGTATTGACCTCAGCGTCAACATCCTTTCTGAGCGCCTCGAGCGCCTCCGAGGAGGCAATGCCCTCTGTCATCAAAAATTCGGCAAACTTTCCGATCGGATCGGTCGCCCTATCGGCCTCGAGCTCCTCGGCTGGGCGATAGAGCTTTTCGTCGTCGGAAAGCGAATGTGAATACGGGCGAATTACCTTGGCGTGGACGAAGGCCGGCCCTTTGCGGGCCCGGCAATATTCAACTGCGTTCTTGAATACTTCGTACGACGCAAGCACGTCAGTACCATCGACCTTTTGAATGAGCAGGTCCGGAAAACCAACGACTAACTTCGAGATATCTCCCCCGGCCGTACCGACCTCGACCGGTGTCGAAATAGCGTAGCCGTTGTCCTCGACGACAAAAATGACCGGCAGTTTAAGGTTGCTGGCGGTATTTAGAGCTTCCCACCACTCGCCCTCGCTGGTCGTGCCGTCGCCGACCGACATATAGACGACCTCGTCGCCCTTAAATCCGGTGATCTTTTTTTCAAGGCCCTTGACCAAGCCGGCTCGATAGCTCGCCTCGGCGGCACCGACAGAATGCAGAGCCTGTGTCCCGGTGCAGGACGATTGCGAGGGAACATTCAACTTAGTGCTGCCCCAGTGCGAGGGCATCTGTCGCCCGTGCGAATTCGGGTCAGCCTCGGCCCCGACCGCCGACCAGAGCATTTCCTGGGCCGTCATTCCTAGCCCAAGCATCAAGGCACGATCGCGATAATACGGAAAGAACCAATCGTAACCCGGCTTCATCGCCTGTGCTGCGGCAACAAGTACGCCCTCGTGGCCGGCACCGGAGATCTGGAAAAATATCTTGTTCTGACCCTTGAGCTGAATTTCTTTGTCGTCGACGCGGCGGGACATATACATTGTCCGGTACATCCCCACCATAGTCTTAGCATCAAGTCCGTGATACTTGTTAACTGACGATTTCCCGCCATTCGCTCCGGTCTTTGACGCAGTTTTGGTATTAAGTTTTTTGCTCGCAGTGGCCATTATGATTGATCCTTTATATAACGAATATTAATAGTGGGTTAACATTCTAAAATAGCAAAACTGGCGGATTCGGGCAATTTTGAAACCGCAGGCTGGTAGATGAGCCTCCCCAAGGCCGACGACAAACGGTCGGCCTTGGGAGTCAATTGTGCAGAAAAAATGTAGGTGAAGTTACTAGCGTGAAAGCGATTTCAAGACCCAACCGTCAGGATCAACCGCCGGAGCGGCGCCATTGTAGGTGACCGATCCCTTTCCGCCTTTCATCTCGATCCGTTGACTTTTGCCGCCGATCACCACGTCGACGGGCATTGGAAACGGCATATTATTTGGTGTTTGCCAGCTCAAACTCATTGTGCAATTGCTAGTGCATTCCGGCGTTGTGCTAAACACTAACGTGGGCAGTTTCGGTTGACGCAGGTACAACTCGAAATACCAGTCGAGATTCATCTTGCTTTCCTCGTTGACGATCGTCAAAAAATCATCGGTATTGACAAGGCGTTCCTGGCTGCCGTCAGTGAGCTTTTCCATCGCTTTGGTCGGATATGCCATACGGCGGAGCGAGCGGAAAAATGCGGCGTCGCCGACCAAGTACCGAAGCGTGTGCAAGATGTACGAACCCTTGCCATAAATATCGCCATCAGAATTAACGTAGTCGGGCTCCGACATATACACCTGATAGGTGAGCTTAGGTTCCCGAGGTGCGACGGCTTGCTTATTCTTAAAGCCTCGCTGCCGATTGCGCATCGATCTCATATACGCATCTTTGCCGTGCAGTGT
This is a stretch of genomic DNA from Chloracidobacterium sp.. It encodes these proteins:
- a CDS encoding dehydrogenase E1 component subunit alpha/beta, with product MATASKKLNTKTASKTGANGGKSSVNKYHGLDAKTMVGMYRTMYMSRRVDDKEIQLKGQNKIFFQISGAGHEGVLVAAAQAMKPGYDWFFPYYRDRALMLGLGMTAQEMLWSAVGAEADPNSHGRQMPSHWGSTKLNVPSQSSCTGTQALHSVGAAEASYRAGLVKGLEKKITGFKGDEVVYMSVGDGTTSEGEWWEALNTASNLKLPVIFVVEDNGYAISTPVEVGTAGGDISKLVVGFPDLLIQKVDGTDVLASYEVFKNAVEYCRARKGPAFVHAKVIRPYSHSLSDDEKLYRPAEELEADRATDPIGKFAEFLMTEGIASSEALEALRKDVDAEVNTASDIAIETPQPAPETAYRNVFSPDIDPTDRQLFDTEDGAELHGNAGTMVDLINRCMHEEMKRDERIVVFGEDVADCSREEYLELVKGKGGVFKVTANLQRKFGSARVFNSPLAEANIIGRAVGMALRDLKPVVEIQFFDYIFPAFHQIRNEVAVTRWRSDGDTKCPMVIRVPVGGYLKGGAVYHSQSGTTLFAHTPGLMIAYPSTALDANGLLRTAIRCDDPVLFLEHKHLYRQVYNKSQYPSKDFLIPFGKAKKVREGNDVTIVTFGALVERSNQACKRLEQQGISVELIDLRTLVPYDWEAIAESVKKTSRVIVAHEDPISYGYGAEIAARISDELFEYLDAPVRRVGATDTFVAYAPQVEDFILPQSEDVEKAVQELMRY